From Humisphaera borealis, the proteins below share one genomic window:
- a CDS encoding coiled-coil domain-containing protein codes for MSALALRSLVLCLIAMSAGCVVSKEEFDAVVVERDELSKKLTQTASERDTAQANAGKTADELKRATADGEQAKTELAGTKERLSVSEAKATDLEKAFKTSQQTISELNAASQSDATAMKKTQDDLAKAKADATRLSSELEQAKAAADSADKALKTAEASNKKLVEEIAVLTKQANDSKTAISDAQAKATASARQLETAKSALDAETKKVASLEKAHADARKELTTAQQKISDLEKKAADKTKNAQSAKNDKKTTATPAE; via the coding sequence ATGTCTGCTTTGGCTTTGCGCTCGTTGGTCTTGTGTCTTATCGCGATGTCCGCCGGTTGCGTGGTATCGAAGGAAGAGTTTGATGCCGTGGTCGTCGAGCGCGACGAGCTTTCAAAGAAGCTCACCCAGACCGCATCGGAGCGCGACACCGCCCAGGCCAACGCCGGCAAGACCGCCGACGAACTGAAAAGGGCGACCGCCGACGGCGAACAGGCCAAAACCGAACTGGCTGGCACGAAGGAAAGGCTGTCGGTCAGCGAGGCCAAGGCGACCGACCTGGAGAAGGCGTTCAAGACGTCGCAGCAGACGATCTCGGAGCTGAACGCCGCCAGCCAGAGCGATGCCACCGCCATGAAGAAGACGCAGGACGACCTTGCCAAGGCCAAGGCCGATGCCACCCGGCTGTCGTCCGAACTGGAACAGGCCAAGGCCGCCGCCGACAGCGCCGACAAGGCGCTCAAGACCGCCGAAGCATCGAACAAGAAGCTCGTCGAAGAGATCGCCGTGCTGACAAAGCAGGCAAACGACAGCAAGACAGCGATCAGCGACGCCCAGGCAAAGGCGACCGCCAGCGCCCGGCAGCTCGAGACGGCCAAGTCGGCGCTGGACGCCGAGACGAAGAAGGTCGCATCGCTCGAAAAAGCCCACGCCGACGCCAGGAAGGAACTGACGACCGCGCAGCAGAAGATTTCCGACTTGGAGAAGAAGGCCGCCGACAAGACCAAGAACGCGCAGTCGGCGAAGAACGACAAGAAGACGACCGCCACCCCCGCGGAATAA
- a CDS encoding Cof-type HAD-IIB family hydrolase produces the protein MSDPFPYRLAAIDIDDTLAGPDKAIGDANRLAVDRLRDAGCRVVLASGRRHGNMLRYAQSLGIDDFVISAQGALTRHASRDDVIHHAPLDRTLAGETVELGRQMGVGLVMFTPGGAFSAAPTDWTEKLKRDTGGDLVYVDRLPPSPADVVEKVLWCDEPDRLAGMFESMTARFEGRAIVTITDPHLLEYTSPDATKAAGLAAVAKHYGIAQAQTLAFGDGNNDVPMLGWAGLGIAMSHASENAKRAAKRVAPPGNPETSLARAVEALLGG, from the coding sequence ATGTCTGACCCTTTCCCGTATCGACTTGCTGCGATTGATATTGATGACACGCTCGCCGGACCCGACAAGGCGATCGGTGACGCCAACCGGCTGGCGGTGGACCGTCTGCGCGACGCGGGCTGCCGTGTGGTGCTGGCGTCGGGCCGGCGGCACGGCAACATGCTTCGGTACGCTCAGAGCCTAGGGATCGACGATTTCGTGATTTCCGCCCAGGGTGCACTCACCCGCCACGCCAGCCGGGACGACGTGATCCATCACGCCCCGCTGGATCGCACACTGGCCGGCGAGACGGTCGAACTCGGCCGGCAGATGGGCGTGGGGCTGGTCATGTTCACGCCCGGCGGGGCGTTCTCCGCGGCACCCACCGACTGGACGGAAAAGCTGAAGCGCGACACCGGCGGCGATCTGGTGTACGTCGATCGACTGCCGCCATCGCCGGCGGACGTGGTCGAGAAAGTGCTTTGGTGCGATGAGCCTGACCGCCTGGCAGGGATGTTCGAATCGATGACGGCCCGGTTCGAAGGCCGGGCGATCGTGACGATCACCGATCCGCACCTGCTGGAGTACACGTCCCCCGACGCGACCAAAGCCGCCGGCCTGGCCGCCGTCGCCAAACACTATGGGATCGCGCAGGCACAGACCCTGGCGTTCGGCGACGGCAACAACGACGTGCCAATGCTCGGCTGGGCCGGGCTGGGCATCGCGATGAGCCACGCCAGCGAGAATGCGAAACGCGCGGCCAAACGTGTCGCCCCGCCGGGCAATCCGGAGACGAGTCTGGCCCGGGCGGTGGAGGCGTTGCTGGGTGGGTGA
- a CDS encoding IS110 family RNA-guided transposase → MQHEANSNAVPSAAVSDVSLPVAGIDVAKDQLDVFIDVVAQRLRVSNNDEGVARLVATLRQHKVRLVVLESTGRYHRAAAAALLQAGVNVSVVNPKNVRAFAVADGRLEKTDAIDAQVIASFGRALNPRITAKTPEKQTVLADLVSRRRGLVQVRVAERNRGQGQLPTLAATQSTKLLRLVNQQIEDLDRAIAKLIEGDDDWHNTSKIIDSVPGIGPETANQLVSSLPELGKLNRQEIAKLVGLAPLNCDSGTQRGQRHIRGGRDHVRNCLYMATFNARQRCDKFRRFFDGLVGRGKHYQVAMTACMRKLLVILNEMVKNKTHWDSKFAS, encoded by the coding sequence ATGCAGCACGAAGCCAACAGCAACGCCGTTCCGTCCGCCGCGGTGTCCGATGTCTCGTTGCCGGTCGCCGGCATCGACGTCGCCAAGGATCAGCTCGACGTCTTCATTGATGTCGTCGCCCAGCGGCTGCGAGTCAGCAACAACGACGAGGGGGTCGCACGCCTCGTCGCCACGCTGCGTCAGCACAAGGTTCGCCTGGTTGTCCTGGAGTCCACCGGCCGGTACCACCGCGCCGCGGCCGCCGCGTTGCTTCAGGCCGGCGTCAACGTCTCGGTCGTCAACCCCAAGAACGTCCGCGCCTTCGCCGTCGCCGACGGCAGGCTCGAGAAGACCGACGCGATCGACGCCCAGGTCATCGCCTCGTTCGGACGGGCGCTCAACCCGCGGATTACCGCCAAAACGCCGGAGAAACAGACGGTTCTGGCCGACCTGGTCTCCCGGCGTCGCGGCCTGGTGCAGGTCCGGGTCGCCGAACGCAACCGCGGCCAGGGACAACTGCCCACGCTGGCGGCCACCCAGTCCACGAAGCTGCTGCGGCTGGTCAACCAGCAGATCGAGGATCTGGACCGCGCGATCGCCAAGCTGATCGAAGGCGACGACGACTGGCACAATACGTCGAAGATCATCGACTCGGTGCCCGGCATCGGGCCCGAAACGGCTAACCAGCTGGTCTCCAGCCTGCCGGAGCTGGGTAAACTCAACCGCCAGGAGATCGCCAAGCTCGTCGGCCTGGCGCCGCTCAACTGCGACTCGGGCACGCAACGCGGCCAGCGGCATATCCGCGGGGGGCGGGATCACGTTCGAAACTGCCTGTACATGGCGACGTTCAATGCCCGGCAACGCTGCGACAAGTTCCGGCGTTTCTTCGATGGTCTTGTCGGGCGTGGCAAGCATTACCAAGTCGCGATGACCGCCTGCATGCGTAAGCTGCTGGTCATCCTGAACGAGATGGTGAAGAACAAGACCCATTGGGACTCGAAGTTCGCGTCATAA
- a CDS encoding diacylglycerol/lipid kinase family protein has product MDRVLIFANPIAGRGLGEAIAYRIREGLAAGGYDARMWLLPPTELTEDDLPTGVTAAVAIGGDGTVRAVAERLYVLATAAGRETPPLLIIPLGTANLMVRHLGIDWDDDHLESQVVSAIRDGQIVWVDAARCNGSLFLLMVGVGFDAAVVHELSRVRRGPISYASYVLPAATVAASYRFPPVRVEVDGKMVFGPEDGVVFVGNVREYGTGFPFLPQARPDDGLLDICAMPCSNLLDAARLFLLAAAGEHIHEEGVVYLKGRRVRIDSPLTPAGVPVQIDGDAAGHTPVEIDLMPVRMRLIVPR; this is encoded by the coding sequence ATGGACCGCGTCCTCATTTTCGCCAACCCGATCGCCGGACGTGGTCTGGGCGAAGCGATCGCGTATCGCATCCGCGAAGGCCTCGCGGCCGGCGGTTATGACGCCCGCATGTGGCTCCTGCCGCCGACCGAGCTGACCGAAGACGACCTGCCGACCGGCGTCACCGCGGCGGTGGCGATCGGCGGCGATGGCACCGTGCGCGCCGTCGCCGAACGCCTGTACGTGCTGGCGACCGCCGCCGGCCGCGAAACCCCCCCGCTGCTGATCATTCCGCTGGGGACGGCCAACCTGATGGTGCGGCATCTGGGCATCGACTGGGACGACGACCACTTGGAATCGCAGGTCGTCAGCGCCATCCGCGACGGGCAGATCGTCTGGGTCGATGCCGCCCGCTGCAACGGGTCGCTCTTTCTGCTGATGGTCGGCGTCGGCTTCGACGCCGCCGTCGTCCACGAATTGAGCCGCGTCCGCCGCGGGCCCATCAGCTACGCCAGCTACGTTCTGCCGGCGGCGACGGTCGCGGCCAGCTACCGGTTCCCGCCCGTCCGCGTGGAGGTGGACGGCAAGATGGTCTTCGGCCCGGAAGACGGCGTCGTATTCGTCGGCAACGTGCGGGAGTACGGCACCGGCTTCCCCTTCCTGCCGCAGGCCCGCCCCGACGACGGATTGCTCGACATCTGCGCCATGCCCTGCTCGAACCTCCTCGACGCGGCCCGGCTGTTTCTGCTCGCCGCCGCCGGGGAACACATCCATGAGGAAGGCGTCGTCTACCTCAAGGGCAGGCGCGTCCGCATCGACAGCCCGCTGACCCCCGCAGGCGTCCCCGTCCAGATCGACGGCGACGCCGCCGGCCACACGCCCGTTGAGATCGACCTGATGCCCGTCCGCATGCGGCTGATCGTGCCGCGGTAG
- the kdsA gene encoding 3-deoxy-8-phosphooctulonate synthase, whose amino-acid sequence MDLQINPARPFVIAGPCVIESAELCLTIASHVKSVCDKLGLTYIFKASFDKANRSANASFRGPGLTDGLVVLARIKKDLGLPVLTDVHEPDQVPVAAKVVDILQVPAFLARQTDLLMACGHTSCWVNIKKGQFMSPQEMTNAADKVRAAGNSRIMLTERGTFFGYNRLVNDFTGLDVMKKIGCPVVFDITHSTQQPAGLGSSSGGNPQYSPLLARAAIAAGVDGLFLECHPDPRNAKSDAATMLGLDAVEPLLKSCVQIAELRKQWEQ is encoded by the coding sequence ATGGACCTCCAGATCAACCCCGCGCGCCCGTTCGTCATCGCCGGCCCTTGTGTTATCGAGTCGGCCGAGCTTTGCCTGACGATCGCTTCCCACGTCAAAAGCGTCTGCGACAAGCTCGGCCTGACTTACATCTTCAAGGCGAGCTTCGACAAGGCGAACCGGTCGGCGAACGCGAGCTTTCGCGGGCCGGGACTGACCGACGGGCTTGTCGTGCTGGCGCGGATCAAGAAAGACCTCGGACTTCCGGTGCTTACCGACGTCCACGAGCCCGACCAGGTGCCGGTCGCGGCGAAGGTGGTGGACATCCTGCAGGTGCCGGCGTTTCTAGCGCGGCAGACCGATCTGCTGATGGCGTGCGGGCACACCTCGTGCTGGGTCAACATCAAGAAGGGGCAGTTCATGAGCCCCCAGGAGATGACCAACGCCGCCGACAAGGTTCGCGCCGCCGGCAACAGCCGCATCATGCTCACCGAGCGGGGCACGTTCTTCGGTTACAACCGGCTGGTGAACGATTTCACCGGGCTGGACGTGATGAAGAAGATCGGCTGCCCGGTCGTGTTCGACATCACGCACAGCACGCAGCAGCCGGCCGGGCTGGGCAGCTCGTCAGGCGGAAACCCGCAGTATTCCCCTCTGCTGGCCCGCGCCGCGATCGCCGCCGGCGTGGACGGCCTGTTCCTCGAGTGCCACCCCGATCCCAGGAACGCCAAGAGCGACGCGGCGACCATGCTCGGCCTGGACGCGGTCGAGCCGCTGCTGAAGTCGTGCGTGCAGATCGCGGAGTTGCGCAAGCAGTGGGAGCAGTGA
- the infA gene encoding translation initiation factor IF-1, whose amino-acid sequence MAKSEPIEVEGTITLALPNAMFKLKLDGSEQEILGIVSGKMRKHFIRILPGDRVKVELSPYDLTKGRIVFRQK is encoded by the coding sequence ATGGCTAAGTCTGAGCCTATTGAAGTCGAAGGCACAATCACCCTCGCGTTGCCCAACGCGATGTTCAAGCTCAAATTGGACGGTTCCGAGCAGGAAATCCTCGGCATCGTCTCGGGCAAAATGCGCAAGCATTTCATCCGCATCCTTCCCGGCGACCGCGTCAAGGTCGAGCTCTCGCCGTACGACCTGACCAAGGGTCGCATCGTCTTCCGTCAGAAGTAA
- a CDS encoding IS3 family transposase (programmed frameshift) — protein MAMRRRKFTREFKLGAVKLVHQQGRSVMQAAKDLGVDPKCIREWIEKYTADPDSASPAAMAKELQQLRTENARLRMEREILKKATAFLCQPAGVRFAFIASTLDDYPLAACCRVLSVTRSGFYAWRCRADSERQRRRQELLVRIRDVHEANRQVYGSPRIYQVLKSEGQSVCENTVAAIMKQAQIRAKGRRRFVPRTTDSGHGQPVATNVLDRQFAAEGPDRKWVADITYIETAEGWLYLAGVLDLYSRKIVGWSMTQHMRTELVAEALQMAIAQRQPCKGLLHHSDRGVQYASEDYQHLLQSHGMVVSMSDPGECWDNATMESFWSTLKSELMEGTRYATRAEARQSIFEYIEVFYNRKRLHSTLGYQSPESFEASRS, from the exons CTGGCCATGCGTCGTAGGAAGTTCACTCGTGAGTTCAAGCTGGGTGCCGTCAAGCTGGTGCACCAGCAGGGCCGATCGGTAATGCAGGCGGCTAAGGACCTCGGCGTCGATCCCAAGTGCATCCGCGAATGGATCGAGAAGTACACGGCCGATCCCGACTCGGCCTCGCCGGCGGCGATGGCCAAAGAGCTGCAGCAGCTGCGCACCGAAAACGCGCGTTTGCGAATGGAGCGTGAGATCCTAAAAAAAGCGACGGCGT TTCTTTGCCAGCCAGCAGGAGTGAGGTTCGCCTTCATTGCCAGCACGCTCGACGACTATCCGCTGGCAGCGTGTTGCCGGGTGTTGTCGGTCACGCGCTCGGGCTTCTACGCCTGGAGGTGTCGTGCCGACAGCGAGCGACAGCGTCGGCGTCAGGAACTGCTCGTGCGGATCCGCGACGTGCACGAGGCCAACCGCCAGGTGTACGGCAGCCCGCGGATCTACCAGGTGCTCAAAAGCGAGGGGCAAAGCGTGTGTGAGAACACGGTCGCTGCCATCATGAAGCAGGCGCAGATCCGAGCCAAAGGTCGGCGTCGTTTCGTGCCGCGTACGACCGACAGCGGGCACGGGCAGCCGGTGGCGACGAACGTACTGGACCGGCAGTTCGCCGCCGAGGGTCCGGACCGCAAGTGGGTGGCGGACATCACCTACATCGAAACCGCTGAGGGCTGGCTTTACCTGGCGGGCGTGCTGGATCTGTACTCGCGGAAGATCGTCGGCTGGTCGATGACGCAGCACATGCGTACGGAGCTGGTGGCCGAGGCGTTGCAGATGGCGATCGCGCAGCGGCAGCCTTGCAAGGGCCTGCTGCACCATAGCGACCGAGGAGTACAGTACGCGTCGGAGGACTACCAGCATTTGTTACAATCGCACGGGATGGTGGTGAGCATGAGCGATCCGGGCGAGTGCTGGGACAATGCGACGATGGAGAGCTTCTGGAGCACGCTCAAGAGCGAGCTGATGGAAGGGACGAGGTATGCGACGCGGGCGGAGGCCCGGCAGTCGATCTTTGAGTACATCGAGGTGTTCTACAATCGAAAGCGGCTGCATAGCACGTTAGGCTATCAGAGCCCCGAATCGTTCGAGGCGAGCCGCAGTTAA
- a CDS encoding PilZ domain-containing protein produces the protein MVALKQKSADVYRPIMRLVRDDEVELARQARERRVFPRREMHITISGKRLDHSIPARRQPMLALAVRDVSAGGLSALSDTALFPGELIAVTFPPSGLQSGWGARGRVVRCEPAALGYRVAVEFENLPSAA, from the coding sequence ATGGTCGCGCTCAAGCAGAAGTCGGCGGATGTTTACAGACCGATCATGCGGCTGGTTCGCGATGACGAGGTCGAGCTGGCCCGTCAGGCCCGCGAGCGACGCGTCTTCCCTCGCCGTGAGATGCACATCACCATCTCCGGCAAACGCCTGGATCACTCCATTCCCGCCCGTCGCCAGCCGATGCTGGCCTTGGCGGTGCGAGACGTGTCGGCCGGTGGGCTGTCGGCCCTCAGTGACACGGCTCTTTTCCCCGGCGAGCTGATCGCCGTCACCTTTCCGCCGTCCGGGCTTCAGTCCGGCTGGGGCGCCCGAGGCCGGGTCGTCCGCTGCGAGCCGGCCGCCCTTGGCTACCGGGTGGCGGTCGAGTTCGAAAACCTTCCCAGCGCCGCCTGA
- the cobA gene encoding uroporphyrinogen-III C-methyltransferase, with product MSHLSPGIVYLVGAGPGDVGLITVRGRDLLEQADVVVYDYLSNPLLLGHAPQARAIYVGKKAAQHSMTQDEINALLVREGLAGHKVVRLKGGDPFVFGRGGEECEALHNAGVPFEVVPGITAAIAAPAYAGIPVTHRDFNSSFTFITGHEKEEQYKEDEARTREGGAASDVDWPSLAKLPCLAFYMGVKSLPRICQRLIENGMPPDMPAATIRWGTHPKQRTVVGTIADLPQKIAEAKLGPPAMTIIGRVVSLRPVMNWFESRPLFGQTVVVTRTRQQASDLSKQLSALGANVLEAPTIELAPPADLIPVDAALKSIGTYDWTVFTSANGVRYVKQRLLEIGLDARAFGRSKLAAIGDATAAAIREELSLKVDLCPQAFVAEALADALRDANEVKGKRHLLLRADIARPVLRQRLSADGSLEVSDVAVYETRPAAALPPTLIDALAAGDVQWVTFTSSSTAKNFVALLGDDYKAKLAGVKIASIGPITTATLKDLGLEPTVQAETFNLQGLLSALK from the coding sequence ATGTCGCACCTTTCTCCTGGAATCGTCTATCTCGTCGGGGCTGGTCCTGGCGATGTCGGGCTTATCACCGTCCGCGGGCGCGACCTGCTCGAGCAGGCGGATGTCGTCGTCTACGACTATCTGTCCAACCCGCTGCTGCTCGGCCACGCGCCGCAGGCCCGGGCGATCTACGTGGGCAAGAAAGCGGCACAGCATTCCATGACGCAGGACGAGATCAACGCCCTGCTCGTCCGCGAAGGACTGGCCGGCCACAAAGTGGTGCGGCTGAAAGGGGGCGATCCGTTTGTCTTCGGGCGCGGCGGGGAAGAGTGCGAGGCGCTGCACAACGCCGGCGTGCCGTTCGAAGTGGTTCCCGGCATCACCGCCGCCATCGCCGCGCCGGCGTATGCGGGCATTCCGGTCACGCATCGCGACTTCAACTCCAGCTTCACCTTCATCACCGGCCACGAGAAGGAAGAACAATATAAGGAAGACGAAGCCCGCACCCGCGAAGGCGGCGCGGCGAGCGATGTCGATTGGCCGAGCCTGGCGAAGCTGCCTTGCCTGGCGTTTTACATGGGCGTGAAATCGCTGCCGCGGATTTGCCAGCGGCTGATCGAAAACGGCATGCCGCCGGACATGCCCGCGGCGACGATCCGCTGGGGCACCCATCCGAAACAGCGGACGGTCGTCGGCACGATCGCCGACCTGCCGCAGAAGATCGCCGAGGCCAAGCTCGGCCCGCCGGCGATGACGATCATCGGCCGGGTGGTTTCGCTCCGCCCGGTCATGAACTGGTTCGAGAGCCGTCCGCTTTTCGGGCAGACGGTGGTCGTCACGCGGACGCGGCAGCAGGCGAGCGATCTTTCGAAGCAACTGTCGGCGCTGGGCGCGAACGTGCTGGAAGCGCCGACGATCGAACTCGCTCCGCCGGCCGACCTGATTCCTGTGGACGCGGCCCTGAAGTCGATCGGCACGTACGACTGGACGGTGTTCACCAGCGCCAATGGCGTGCGATATGTGAAGCAGCGACTGCTAGAGATCGGCCTGGACGCCCGCGCGTTCGGCAGATCGAAGCTTGCCGCGATCGGCGACGCGACGGCGGCAGCGATTCGGGAAGAGCTGTCACTGAAGGTCGATCTGTGTCCGCAGGCGTTCGTCGCCGAGGCGCTGGCCGACGCGCTGCGCGACGCCAATGAAGTAAAGGGTAAACGCCACCTGCTGCTGCGGGCCGACATCGCCCGGCCGGTGTTGCGGCAACGGCTGTCGGCGGACGGGTCGCTGGAAGTCAGCGACGTCGCCGTCTACGAAACCCGACCCGCCGCCGCCCTGCCGCCGACGCTCATCGACGCGCTCGCCGCCGGCGATGTGCAGTGGGTGACCTTCACCAGCAGCAGCACGGCGAAGAACTTCGTGGCGTTACTGGGCGATGACTACAAGGCAAAGCTGGCCGGCGTGAAGATCGCCAGCATCGGCCCGATCACGACCGCAACACTGAAAGACCTCGGACTGGAACCGACGGTGCAGGCGGAGACGTTTAACTTGCAGGGGCTGCTATCGGCCCTCAAGTAG